DNA sequence from the Raphanus sativus cultivar WK10039 unplaced genomic scaffold, ASM80110v3 Scaffold2289, whole genome shotgun sequence genome:
AAGGCAGTAATTAGTAAAATCATTCACATACATCTTATTAGCCAACACCAACCACCCACCCACCAAACAACTATCCAAGCTCCGGCGCTCACCATGCAGCTCGATGTCTGGCTTTAAAATCTCAGGCTCCCAcatgtttgtttttgtattgAATAACACTATGAGATTCTGAAAGTCACCCAAGCGGCCCATTACGTAAATTTTATCTTCGATGATAGCAGCCCTTGTATCAGACATGGGCAGAGGCATGCTGGGGAGGGGTTGCACCGTGTGAGATCTGCAGTCTATGCTAAAATCACTCGTGTCATTAGTCCCACCAAACACGTATATCTTAGATCCCACCGCGAGAAAGCTCTCACCGCGTGTCAGAGGGGGAAGTGAAGGGATACGGACCAAGCTGCGATTACCGTTGGCGTTCCGTCCGAGAGTATACCAACGCTTGTTTTCTCCCTCACAGAGAACAACGTAGAGGCAGTGTTCGGTGCATCCCAACAAAGAACGTCTTGCGTATAGCTCAGGCGACGCAACGAGTGACTGGAACTGCTTGGAAACGAGGGAGAGTGTTGGATACTCCCATCTGGACACACGCGCTAAGATGTCAATGATGATGTCTTCTGGAAGTGACGGAATCAGAGACGGTGTTTCTGGTGATGAGTTCTCTTTCTCTGCCATAGTTTTGGTCCTTTTGGATAACATGTGTAGGTCTACAACGATCAAACAGGGAAGGGAAAGCGCAAAACCCTAATTGTTTTATAGTTTCAGAAAGTTCCGATCAGATATTGCGACAAGAACGGGGAAAAACGATGGTGGCTTACGAAGAAGACAGCTCAAGGGTGCAGTGGTGACGGCGCGTCTCTCTCTTTCCAGATTTTCGCTTTTCTTTTCGGTAAGAGgaatgtatacatatttatagGGTTTAAAgacatactagattttgacccgcacgtccgtgcgggtgtatttttccaaaatattgttatttgtttttcatgttaatattagaGATAAGggaaaaatctgaatccaaagaaccgaaccgaacccgacgcaaaaaatagtattaaactcaaaccgaaattgattaaatatctgaattattaaaaattttggtatttagataacCAAACCTGATCCAAACCAAAGTATTTTGGTACCCCGAATGtattcaaaatagatttatatacttatataaattaattatttttagatttaatgtatataaaaacatccataatatatatatgatacttttaatttgatttaaatacttaaaatatatatacaaataactaaaagtaaatatttaaaatagttaaagtatactcaaaatatcaaaaatatttaaaatatttattgattttctttccaaatatttaaatcaaaccaatttatatgttaagtttaggtattctgacatattttattcaaatttatatgtaatatattattttgtttgtagattttgataaaattaaagtatataatgaattttaaattttttaaaataatttaaatgggttattcgAACCAGAaatgaacccgcaaagatctgaatcgaacccgaaccaaaatttagaaatatctgaatgagactgaaatctttgaacCCGGATACCCAAAACTTGAAAcccaaaaatatccgaatggaatCTGAAAATGGGTATCTGAACGCTCACCCCtggtcattattatatatcatatatgtcatcatataattaatcgtattttatatgtattatcatatgagtaatcatataatttcatatatattatattttaaaaatttaatgtgaaatacaaaaaccataatttgaatTGGTGTATGAAACTGGGCcatttgtattttcttgtatatattgaaaatatttttttaataatggttgttggaattttttttttagtaaaattcaatttttgtatatatatatatatttgaatttaatttttttgatataaaatcaattttaaattattatttttatttggaatatgtatataaagtttaaattttgttttatgattattttacacaaaaaaaaaattatgtaattatattagctcattttcttatatttaaaagCTCGACCAAATGGAtagttttcataatataatgaactttcaatttttattaataacatataagcccattattttttttcttaataaactactatcaatattttcaaataaacttttttaaaaactgttatttatgtttccaaacaaaactcattaaaaaacttattatccatgttttcaaacaaatttcaaatatatttcacTTTTAAATAATGTAGATGACATATTTGTGGTTAATATGGTAGCTAAAAGTTAGGGTCTTGTTAAGTTAAATTAGTAGGTAGGTGATGGTTCTACTACTTTTTAGGAATATTTATATTACGTGCAGACTACTTAGTAAAATAAAACccattaattatttatagtgGTCTTAAAGTTGGGTTGGTAAAGCCCGGTTGCTAAAAACGTGAAAACCTAATTATTAGTAGATAACAATACTTAATATCGATGGCAGAAGATGTAATTAAAATAGTGAAGTAAGGGTTAATTTTcaattgtacttcagttttaatagaatagatagtttcgaatttattttttcaatttaaaattttatagtttaatcTATCAAACATGGAAGTATCTTAGCCTAATGGTTAAGGTATAAAAGTTTGTACATCCAGTTTTGGGGTTCGATtcccagactatgcaatttattgcagattttcTCAAATCTAGGTTTCAAATCTGGTTAGACGatcataataaatcagttttaaaaaaaaaaaaaaatctatcaaacATGTTATAGTTtaatgtatacatatttatatgattaCGTATATCTTTTTGCATCATACTTTGTTCAGctcaattatttttaatttctctcGGCTGaattctttagatttttttttctttttgtaatgtTCGACTTCCATGTAATTTCCCTATTGTAGCAACCTTTGTATCAGACATAATTGAACTGACAGTTCAATTTGagaatttattttgaaaatttataagcAAGAATTATTGTTTTTGGTCTATTACTTATAAATTTTAGCAAGAATTATTGGATTATgacaagtttacaaaaaaaaaaaattattggattATGACAGTTTTTGTTTTCCTGCAGAAACCTGACTGATCATGAGATCAGCATGGATCCAGTGGTAAGCAAAGTAACTGAGAATACATCTCTCAAACTTCTCAACGAGCTTAATGAAGAGCGAATCAGCATCAGACTCTACAGAGAAGAAACTGTAAATGTCTTCCTCACAGCAATCTGATTTCCTTATGACTCATTGGCTAATTTGCATAGATTAGGACATTCTCTCCTGTCCTTGAATCCCATCTGCCGCACTGCAAAATTAGAATGGAGACACAAACACCTTTTCCTTATAATCTATTGATCATAGAGATTTCAAGTGTAGATTGATTTTACCAATGTAGTGAGAACTGAGAACATTTCTTGAGCTTCTCATGGCCTTTGTATTTGTGAGAAAATCTGAGATTAGGGATGCTCTTGGAGTGACGTAGCGTCCTGCTAGGGCTAAGAGCAAGCCAATGGATGAGATTACTAAAACCTGTGTGAAATTTGTTGTTGAACTCTGGTCTCTGGAACACACAATGAAGAGGACTGTAATCTTACGAAAGGATCTGGTTTGTGAATATCAATCAAGAGGTTTGTAGATTGGGATCAGTGAAGTACACGTGGAGAAAGCAGCAGATACATTGTCTGTTAACAGAAGacaaactcaaatataaaaatagctatgttttatgtttttgcaACGTTTAAGAAACTATTTTACCCAAGACTATAGAACATAAGAATATATAgttgttgaacaaaaaaagaaaagttattcCTAAATTCTATTGCATAAGTTAACATAACGGAAAGTAAGGGTTTTGCAAAGAATGTTCAAAACACAAGTTTACAAGAAACATTTagatataaagaaaagaaaatgcaGCAAGACTTGGTGTTCATGCATATATGAAGAGTTCATGCATCAAACTATAACATTTAGAGATTTCCGTATGCGAGATTTCTCAGCAACCGCAACCAGAACCTGACCAGACCACTCAACTTTACCCCAAATCTCTCCTCCTTGACGTCTTTCCAGCGAAATCTCCACACAACAAATCTCCTTACTGGATGTTACATTTCTTCTTCCATCAAAAATTGCTTTAGCAAAAAACAAAACCAGCTTCCCACCGTAATTCGCAGCGTGTATCCAGCACATCCCAGATAACAACTTTCCCAAACCTTTAACCAGACCCCAACACCTAAGCTTTGGATCATAAgtacataaattataattaccaTAAACACTAAAGCCGTGGTACAATATGTCATCAATAACACAAGCGTTCTTCCAATCTTTAGAACTCAGAATCCCCTCTGGTCTCCATCTATTTTCCTTTGGATCGTAAACAGAACATTCAATATGATCCCTCACGTACATCTTGTCATACATCACCACCCAGTCAAACACAAGATAATCCAAGCCCGGGTCTTGACGTTGCTCCTCACCGTTTAAGACCTCGGGCTCCCACATTTGTGTTTTTGTGTTGAACACCATTATGCCATTCTTATAGTCATAGAAGCGGCCCATTACATAAATTTTCTCGTCGATGATGCCAGCCATTGTATTAAGCATGGGCACAGGCATGCTGGGAAGGGGTTCCACCGTGTGAGATCTACAGTCTATGCTAAATGCACTCATGGTAGTCCCACCAAACATATATATCTTGGAGCCTACCGCGACAAAGCTCTCACCGTGAGTCAGAGCGGGAAGTAAAGGGATACGGACCAACCTGCGATTACCGTTGGCTTCCGGGAGGAGAATACACCAATGGCGGAGACCGGTTTCTCTTTCATAGAAAAGATTGTAGAGACAGTCTTCGGTGCATCCCAACAAAGATCGTCTTGCGTATAGGTCAGGTGACACGACCAGTGACCGGAACTGCTTGGAAACGAGGGAGAGTGTTGGATACACCCATCTGGACACACGCGCTAAGATGTCAATGATGACTTCTTCTGGTAGTGACAGAATCAGAGACGGTGTTTCTGATGATGAGTTGTCCTTCTCTGCCATAGTTTTGGACCTTTTGGATAACATGGGTAGGTCTACAACGATCAAACTGGGAAGGGAAAGTGAAAAACCCTAAATTCTCCTTCACTTAGTTTCAAAGAGTTCCGATCTGATATTGGGACAAGAATGGAGAACAACGATGGTAGCTAGGGCGAAAACAACTCAAGGTGCAACGGTGACCGCTCGTCTTTCTCTCTCTCGCCAcctttttgcttttcttttggGGGAAGAGGaacatatatatagtttcacATATATTTTATCAACTTTTTATAGAATAatccatcaaaaatatttttacaaaaaaaaataaattaaaagcgagttttgaaaaaattattatgtatacATTTCTTCTTCCATCTTATTATGACATATACACATTatggtttttaaaaattcttaaaatatggtaataggaAATTTTGCTATATACcataaatgtaaataatatacttttaacTTTGcgcaatattttaaaatatggcaataattttttttgctatatATCATAACGTAAATCAAATacatgattattatttttaaaaaattaatataattacaaataaaatatttttaacattaacTTAGgataaaaatttagttatttttgtgattatttatattctatcaaaattaattgtatatgtatctataaaactaaactaacttatgttttgaaattttaaatatttattgacaATGATTTGGATTTTGGTAATATTTATGAGCAAGatctatatttttgaaatgtaaaTACCATTCTAGTTGTCATATGAGTTTGATTTCTTTACCATTTTTGAATGAAACGATTGTTTTATCaaattgaaactataaaaaatataatgaagtACAGATTATGTGAGTTTCTTTTGGTGAGTTTGTCTATCAAATATGTAActataaagaaaaagataataGATCACATGAGATAGTGTGAGTTGGTTTACGTAGACAAATATGCTGCATATGTGTATGTTTTTCTTATTACACAGATTTCAAAAATCCTATGAAAGTCTAGTCTTAtgagtaaaataaaaagaatccaccttcaaaaaaaaaaaatattaatagaatAGTAGAATCTATAATAactaaactttatgaataacaAAGGATTTGAATGCAATTTAAAAATCTTCAaatcaataacaatggattttggTAAGactttaaaaatctataaaccaataaTAATAGATTCCCAGAATTTTATAACTCTTTTAGAATTCTTAAATCAATAACCCCCGTTCTGTTTTCTGAATTCTGAATAAACCAAATCGtgaattgatttttttccatGTTGAATGTGATTTTTACCAGCTAAAAAGAATATTCTTTAAGATTGAGTCAATATGTAGAGATATCATGACTGAAGTCTTTCTAATGTGATTGACTGATTGTGAGCATATACACGTCATCAGTTTTCACCAATAACGCTTCTCAAAgcagtataatttttttttttgaaaatttaagaataaatctggttcatatttaattatttatgctCTAGTCTACATATGATATGATGGGAAACCTTATATACTAATCAGGCGCCGCATAACCGATGTACAGAGAATTTTTTTCTGAACTGATTCTATATATTAGGTTGTATTGTATATCTGGaatttaaagttaaaaagtagtaaaacacaagaacaaaaaagTGAGTGATTGGTTGAGTTCAATTAAAtaggaaaatagaaaaatatcttcaaaagaaaatttttttaaaaaaaaaaaaaaaaaaaaaagccaaaggAGGAAAAAGTCGGCTTTCCTGTTGGTTTGGCCGGTTTATATTTTGCCcatctgtctctctctctgtcttcaTCATCCAAAAGCTCCTCCTTCTCCACTCAccctctctctcatctctctacACACACAAGACAATCAATCATACACAGACGAACccccctagagagagagagagatcgacACAAGTCTCAGCCTGATCAAGTTTTGTAGATTTGACCGGTAAAGACAGAatcttccttttgtttttggaaTCAATTCTCTCTATTTTCAAAGGCTTTCTTGGATCGTTTGCAAGCTAAACAGACACATATTTGCTTCCCCTCTCGATCTTCGTTTCCAAACTCTCTGTGGTTTAGTAAAGTTGCAATCTTGATtccagtttctttttttttgagatgaAAGCGTTAAGCTTTAACGAATAGTTTTAAAATCAGTTGACTTGAAAACGGTTTTGCAGGAACTTAAAAAGCTTTGagaaggagaggaagaagaagcatgCGGAGGTGGATCTGTTGTGGTGGGCACAGATCAGGTGATTCTGATATTTCAAATGATGAGAAACATCTCAAAACTCAATGGCACCACCAACAACCTGCTGATGGTATGTGTAATCTTTGCAGACAATATGGCTTTGTATACTTATTAGTATTATATACATTTGATGAGTATCTTTGTATGTTTCTTTGTTACAACACATGCAATGCAGCAGCAAATAATAAGCAGCCAAGACCACAACCTGTTGCAAAACCTGATCCCCCCAAGGAAGCACTCCCCATTGAAGTCCCTCCCTTGTCTGTTGAAGAGGTTGAAGAAAAGACTGACAATTTCGGATCAAAGTCGCTCATCGGGGAAGGATCTTACGGAAGAGTGTACTACGCAACTCTTAGCGATGGTAATAAAGCTGTTGCGTTGAAGAAACTCGATGTTTCCCCTGAAGCTGAGTCAAACACCGAGTTCTTGACTCAGGTTAGGTTATTGCCTTAGAGAGACTGTCTTTTTACATCCCTCTTGCTTACTTGCTTGCTTCTCTCCCTTAGGTTTCAATGGTTTCAAGATTGAAGCACGAGAACTTCATTCAGCTGGTCGGTTACTGCGTAGACGAGAACCTCCGTGTTCTTGCTTACGAGTTCGCAACCATGGGATCGCTCCACGACGTTCTGCACGGTAGAAAGGGAGTTCAAGGTGCGCAGCCAGGTCCGACGCTCGACTGGATAACGAGGGTGAAGATAGCCGTCGAGGCAGCTAGGGGATTAGAGTACCTTCACGAGAAGGTTCAGCCTCCTGTGATACACAGAGACGTGAGGTCTAGCAACGTGCTTCTTTTCGAAGACTATCAAGCGAAAGTGGCTGATTTCAATCTCTCGAACCAAGCTCCTGATAACGCTGCTCGTCTTCACTCTACGAGAGTCTTGGGAACCTTTGGCTATCACGCTCCAGAGTAATGTTATTAACCTTCCTGAAGTTATGTAAACATGGCAGTTAAAATGACGTGTGTGTTTGTATTTTGCAGATATGCTATGACTGGGCAGCTGACGCAGAAGAGTGATGTGTATAGCTTTGGGGTTGTGCTTCTTGAGCTTTTGACAGGGAGGAAACCTGTGGATCACACAATGCCACGTGGACAACAGAGTCTTGTAACCTGGGTATGTTTTGTTTACTATCTGTGGTGCCTTGTTCCCCAGTCTGTATCTTGATCTCGTTGTCTTTATTAATTTCAGGCTACACCGAGACTCAGTGAAGATAAAGTGAAGCAGTGTGTTGATCCGAAGCTAAAAGGAGAGTATCCTCCTAAATCAGTAGCTAAGGTACTAACTTATCTACACTCCCACAAGTATCTcaaatatataatgataatgACTCAGTTTCCATCTCTAATGTAGCTAGCAGCGGTGGCAGCACTGTGTGTGCAATATGAATCAGAGTTTAGACCGAATATGAGTATCGTTGTGAAAGCTTTGCAGCCACTTCTCAAGCCTCCAGCGCCAGCCCCTGTTGTACCTGAGTCCTCATGAGTTTGTGCGTTAAAGAGTTGTTGGATTCTTTGTTCATACAAagttttagttttgtattttttggtgtgaaaaggaggaggggatggtacTTTTGATGTTTTGCATTTGTTATTGTCTGGATTGGGAACAACAAAAGATGTATCGCGTttgctgtttcttttttttgacatttCCTTAGGgaatcatttgaatatttggtcTCATTGACAAGTCTTTTTCAAGGTTATAATCTGATTCTCTCTTaccatttatattattttcactGTGCTTAGCTAGTTGTGTACAGTGCATGTTCTGATTCTTACTACATGTTCCACGATAGAGAATctatctgtatttttttttgtttatttcaaacTGTATATCACAGTCGAACGAACAGCAATTGCCCCTAATAGAATATTCTTGTTGCCAAGTCCGCTCTTTTTATTGTCTTTCACGATTAACATTACGACACTATTGTGCTAGCTTAGctggagggagagagagagagagagattaaaaaTTTCAGATTGGATTTGGAAGATAAGTAAGTGGTCTAATGAGACAGATGTAACACATGGTTTAATATATGTCGACGACACACACCGATTAAAGCAACTAGACAAACAGATGTAATAGAGAATCCTGTAGTGGCACCAGCTTGTTCTTTCCATCGCTGTCATCAAAAAACAATAACAGTAGctttgaaatgaaaaatatttatttcgaAAACAAGAGAGAGTGAGATTTATGAAGTTTTGTACTATATCATGTTTGGTAAGAACAGGATTTAAGGGGCCAAAACTTTAGTCTATTATTTTTTCATAGCATATTAATTATCACATATAGCTAAGTAGCATAAAATTGTAGGCAAGACAATTAAAATAGTAAGGACAGTATTGTGCGAGTCCATGTCATCTCACCCTATCTATTGAAGTTTAGACTCTACATGAAATATGGTCATATATCATTCTAGCATAAAATAGTAGCGAAGATACAATTAAAATCACAAGGACAGTATTTTACCGAAACGGGTGTGCACAAAATGTAGTATTAATTTCTCTTTTTCGTAGAGTCCAATATATCTTCATTTATAAATGtgttcaccatcatcatcatcatctccctcTTACGAGGAGTAAACCATATCATCTTGGGCCTTTTTCATGAGGAACGCATTCGCTCTTTCCTTAAAGCAAAAAATGTTTGTCCAAGTCCATAACCGTTTGGATATATTATGTAATTGTTCGATAGGGGCCTGAAGATGAATCTCGTCTTGACGAAATTTTGAAGTGCGGATTGGGTGTCAACATCACGATCCAAAGTGATTATCTTTCAAGTTTCTGGTATTACCATTAAATCTTATTTTATCATATAGAGTTTTCTATTGTCATCTTTTATGCTTTTAATGTTTTATTCTTGTAGAGTTTTTGATAATTTTCCCTCTAGTGTATTCCAAATGTTTAACGTTTAACGAGAGTTGTGTTccaataaaaaaacttttaaagacTACAAAGTAAGAAATTACAAATGTGAggttttgaataaataaaatgtcatatttgaaatttcagttttcaaagtttaaaatttgtttttggaatgtataaaaatatcaaaaagttaTACATTGTCTTTTGGCTCCTATACTATGTGTATTTCGTGCTCTTATCATCTCTTTTGTCATTTGTGAATGGAGTTTCGCTGCTACTCACTGGTGTCTTGTCGGTTTTGTCTCGTTCTGCTAATATTGGCCTCTCTTCTTTGGTTGCTGTCTAATTCTAACCTCGGTAGAGTACATCTTTAATATTGATTGGAGAAGAAATCATAAGATCATTTCTGTATCTTTTCCTTATGTTGTTATGTTGGTTCAAGTATGATAAGAGTGATTGGCCAATATTAAAGTTACATGAAAAGGATTTTTCCCTTGTTCAGCTTCCTCTAAATCTTTAACAGAAACCACTAGATTATACtctatatgtttttaaaagattaatgttttaaaatagaagttttttcgtatttttatatattttatattttctatgtattTTTACTCGTTAATAATCgtaaaatgtaaattttaaaaactagttgtttttattcaaatgctaatgattaaaatttatgaaaatagcTAAATACAGACAATactatatttatgatttatttttaatatgttttttaatatgtgCAAAACATAAAAGAGCATGCATATTTAGGAACAAAggtaaaatatgtttataatgtTTAAACACAACATTATTTCATCAAACATCATTTGGATGCTGTTAACGCAAACTTAATTTTTCTATCCGCTAATATTTTGCTTTTGTGTTTACAACCTTTtcaaaaaataagtaaatattgtgttttttcttttagataCACATAGAGAAGTTTAAATATGTGGGAAAACAATTAGTTCCTAAAAATTCTCTAGATGATTAGCTTTAATTAGGcatgggcacggatcggatatccggatttttgaaggtattgtgatttgttttgaatgttacgaatatctaattttatgatttgtttgcttccgaaaaatacggatattcggaaaaacggatatccgaaaataaatagatatgtgaggatatttacgaatacttacggatatctcatttgttttggttaatacaaaaaatcttaaaaaattgttacaaatttattttgtaaaatattttttgcatgatatataagataaaattaaaagaagtaatgaatctacatattttgaatttttaaac
Encoded proteins:
- the LOC130505450 gene encoding F-box/kelch-repeat protein At4g38940-like, whose protein sequence is MAEKENSSPETPSLIPSLPEDIIIDILARVSRWEYPTLSLVSKQFQSLVASPELYARRSLLGCTEHCLYVVLCEGENKRWYTLGRNANGNRSLVRIPSLPPLTRGESFLAVGSKIYVFGGTNDTSDFSIDCRSHTVQPLPSMPLPMSDTRAAIIEDKIYVMGRLGDFQNLIVLFNTKTNMWEPEILKPDIELHGERRSLDSCLVGGWLVLANKMYVNDFTNYCLIYDPKENIWRPDDTLRSVKMPTACVIDDMLYYFPTFLDFTDNDDYVAINIRTYDPKRSCWGVVKGLNKLFSKMRSFRCIHAANYGGKLALFYSGRYGNYCTRYGNYCTRRDVRSKKKIWYVEILLERRHGGKIWGTVEWCGKVLVAKDSCNVLKCLNVIV
- the LOC130505451 gene encoding F-box/kelch-repeat protein At4g38940-like is translated as MAEKDNSSSETPSLILSLPEEVIIDILARVSRWVYPTLSLVSKQFRSLVVSPDLYARRSLLGCTEDCLYNLFYERETGLRHWCILLPEANGNRRLVRIPLLPALTHGESFVAVGSKIYMFGGTTMSAFSIDCRSHTVEPLPSMPVPMLNTMAGIIDEKIYVMGRFYDYKNGIMVFNTKTQMWEPEVLNGEEQRQDPGLDYLVFDWVVMYDKMYVRDHIECSVYDPKENRWRPEGILSSKDWKNACVIDDILYHGFSVYGNYNLCTYDPKLRCWGLVKGLGKLLSGMCWIHAANYGGKLVLFFAKAIFDGRRNVTSSKEICCVEISLERRQGGEIWGKVEWSGQRPEFNNKFHTGFSNLIHWLALSPSRTLRHSKSIPNLRFSHKYKGHEKLKKCSQFSLHCAADGIQGQERMS
- the LOC108847962 gene encoding PTI1-like tyrosine-protein kinase 2 isoform X1, with translation MRRWICCGGHRSGDSDISNDEKHLKTQWHHQQPADAANNKQPRPQPVAKPDPPKEALPIEVPPLSVEEVEEKTDNFGSKSLIGEGSYGRVYYATLSDGNKAVALKKLDVSPEAESNTEFLTQVSMVSRLKHENFIQLVGYCVDENLRVLAYEFATMGSLHDVLHGRKGVQGAQPGPTLDWITRVKIAVEAARGLEYLHEKVQPPVIHRDVRSSNVLLFEDYQAKVADFNLSNQAPDNAARLHSTRVLGTFGYHAPEYAMTGQLTQKSDVYSFGVVLLELLTGRKPVDHTMPRGQQSLVTWATPRLSEDKVKQCVDPKLKGEYPPKSVAKLAAVAALCVQYESEFRPNMSIVVKALQPLLKPPAPAPVVPESS
- the LOC108847962 gene encoding PTI1-like tyrosine-protein kinase 2 isoform X2, giving the protein MRRWICCGGHRSGDSDISNDEKHLKTQWHHQQPADANNKQPRPQPVAKPDPPKEALPIEVPPLSVEEVEEKTDNFGSKSLIGEGSYGRVYYATLSDGNKAVALKKLDVSPEAESNTEFLTQVSMVSRLKHENFIQLVGYCVDENLRVLAYEFATMGSLHDVLHGRKGVQGAQPGPTLDWITRVKIAVEAARGLEYLHEKVQPPVIHRDVRSSNVLLFEDYQAKVADFNLSNQAPDNAARLHSTRVLGTFGYHAPEYAMTGQLTQKSDVYSFGVVLLELLTGRKPVDHTMPRGQQSLVTWATPRLSEDKVKQCVDPKLKGEYPPKSVAKLAAVAALCVQYESEFRPNMSIVVKALQPLLKPPAPAPVVPESS